GAAGAGAGCCACTACGCGCCGGAAATCGAGCTGGTGGGGGATATCGCGGGCACGCTGGAGAAACTGGCCGGGCGCATCGAACAGCCGCTGGTGTTAAGCGATCGCGCGTCTGAAATTCTCGTTGACCGTCAGAACCAGCGCGAGCTGCTGGCGCGCCGGGGCGCGCAGTTAAACCAGTTCGCCCTGCATCCGCTGCGTATCGTGCGCGCCATGCAGGACATCATTAACAACGACGTGACGCTGACCGTAGATATGGGCAGTTTCCATATCTGGATCGCCCGCTATCTCTACAGCTTCCGCGCCCGCCAGGTAATGATTTCCAACGGTCAGCAGACCATGGGCGTGGCGCTGCCGTGGGCCATCGGCGCATGGCTGGTGGATCCGTCGCGCAAAGTGGTTTCTGTTTCCGGCGACGGCGGTTTCCTGCAATCGAGCATGGAGCTGGAAACCGCGGTGCGCCTCAAAGCCAACGTATTGCACATCATCTGGGTGGATAACGCTTACAACATGGTAGCGATTCAGGAAGAGAAAAAATACCAGCGGCTTTCAGGGGTTAGCTTCGGGCCGGTGGATTTCAAAGTTTACGCCGAAGCGTTCGGCGCGGCCGGGTTCGCAGTGGAAAGCGCCGAGGCGCTGGAGCCGACGCTGCGCGCCGCGATGGATGTCGACGGGCCGGCGGTGGTCGCCATTCCGGTGGACTACAGCGATAACCCGCTGCTGATGGGCCAGCTCCATCTCAGCCAGATTCTCTGACTTACCAAAAGGAACGGATTATGAAAAAAGTAGCACTGGTGACCGGCGCAGGGCAGGGGATTGGTAAAGCCATCGCCCTTCGACTGGTCAAAGACGGTTTTGCGGTCGCGATTGCCGATTACAACGCTGAAACGGCCAATGCCGTGGCGCAGGAAATTAACGAGCAGGGCGGCAGCGCCGTGGCGGTGACCGTGGATGTCTCGAAACGCGACCAGGTGTTCGCCGCAGTAGAGCAGACCCGTAAAGCGCTCGGCGGCTTCGATGTTATCGTCAACAACGCCGGCATCGCGCCGTCAACGCCGATTGAAACCATCACCGAAGAGGTGATCGACAGGGTCTATAACATTAACGTTAAAGGCGTTATCTGGGGCATGCAGGCGGCGATTGAAGCGTTCAAAGCCGAAGGCCACGGCGGGAAAATCATCAACGCCTGTTCGCAGGCGGGACACGTCGGCAACCCGGAACTGGCGGTTTACAGCTCCAGTAAATTCGCGGTGCGCGGCCTGACCCAGACCGCCGCGCGCGATTTAGCGCCGCTCGGCATCACCGTCAACGGCTTTTGCCCTGGCATTGTGAAAACCCCGATGTGGGCGGAAATCGACCGTCAGATCTCCGAAGCCGCCGGCAAACCGCTCGGCTACGGCACTGAAGAGTTCGCCAAACGCATCACGCTTGGCCGCCTCTCCGAGCCGGAAGATGTCGCCGCCTGCGTCTCGTTCCTGGCAGGCCCGGATTCCGACTACATGACCGGTCAGTCACTGCTGATCGACGGCGGTATGGTATTCAGTTAATTCTTATCATCTATCTTTTCGGACATGCCGAAAGCCCACCGTTACTGCGGTGGGTTTTTTTATGGCGATACAGGCAGGTTTATTAGTGGTGTTTTTCGATGGTATCGTGGCTGTCTGTTTGCCAGGTTTCATTATTAATATCGAACTGCGTATGACCATCTTTGTGTTCACGGACAATCATCAGGATGTGTTTATCGAGGCAATTATCAGGGCTTTGATTTTGGTGAGCAGAGACGATCTTCTTGACCCAGCGTCTGATAACCTTTGCCGAAATCGTAAGTATAATAGTTTCTGAAAATCGCAACAGATTTATTTTTCAGCGAATAGCGAGCCAGAAGATTCGACCTTTGCTTAACCCACCATGTGATTTTTCTTCAGGCGATGAGGGGAAGTTTTTAACCACTATCACAGGCGCAAAATCGTCGCGATGCACGTCCACAACGTCAACTTTCTCGTTACCCTGCATGGAATACAAGACGGTAGCCAGTATGACTGTGAGATTTATAATAATCACTGCCTTTAATTTCTTTTCAACGATCCTTCAGCGTAATAGTGGTTACATTTATTTTATTTCCGGACTTTAATTATGCGGTATGTTTTTAATGTTCGTTATGCTGTGCAGGCACTAACTGTATTCAAATCGGAATATATTTATACCGTTGCGCTTGTTTTCAGTGATTGACTTCTGGATTCTAAGATGGATGTTGAAGTTATTCGATTATGCAAGCATGTTCCATCTTTACGTAAAAGGATTTATGAAAATGAGAAATAGTAATTTCGACATCAGGGAGGGAACCCTCCGGCTGATGACGCTGGGCGAAATAGCGATGGCCCGACGCGTGTTTGGTAATAGCATTGTGTATAGCCGTGTCTGGATACATTGTGACAGCTATTTTCCGTTTGGCTTACAAAGTAAAGGCGTTGCAATGGCACCCAATGGAGAGTTGTGGTTCAGGAAGGAGGGCTATAAGCCTGATTTTTCTGCCAGCAATGTGTTAATTCAGTCGAGGCATGTCTTTATCCATGAACTTGGCCATGTCTGGCAACATCAACATGGACAATCGGTACGAACCCGGGGATTGTTCAGTTGGGCCGCCAATTATTACTATCAGCTTGATAAAAGTACGCTTATCGATTATTCACTTGAGCAGCAGGCTTCGATTATTGCTGACTACTGGTTACTTCTTGTTTATGGTATGCAAACCTGGTTGGCTTTCCAGGTCGAAGGAAAACAGGGCAGGTACAGAGGTAAAGACCGGCTTGCCGATATTCCCCGTCTTTACCAGAAAATTGCCACCGGACGAGGCTGACAGATGAAAGAACATCTCCTGAAATTTTCATTAGTACTGCTGGCAGGCTGCGCAGGGCCAGGGGATCGTTTACCGGATATCCAGCCGGGTCATGTAGAAATGAACGGCAATACGCCCTGCATCACTTATGTGGTTAAGCCTGGCGATCGTCTCTCATTCATTGAAATCGCTAATCACAGCAGCGCGGGTGACAGTTTTCAAAAAATCGTGCGTGAAGATGCGCTGTATCCGCAGCAGGGCGAGTGTCTGCCGACGCTTGGTTATCATTTCGAAAGCGGCAATACGTATGTGGCGTATTACAGCGTGGATAATCCGCGTGATGAACGAGAACGCATTATTGAAGTAACCTTTTCGACGCCATAAATTCACCACAGCAAAGATTCCCGAACAATAAAAAGCCCCTGTCGGGGCTTTTAAATAAAGACGCGTAGCGTTTATACCGGGCGCTCAATAATACCGATTTGCCCGCAGCAAATGACAGTAATCAGTCTTTGCCCTGCAACAGGAAGCGATAAATCAGACCGCCCACTACGCCGCCCACAATCGGTACGAGCCAGAAAACCCACAGTTGTTGTAAAGCCCAGCTGCCCTGGAAAATAGCGACAGCGGTGCTTCGCGCTGGGTTCACCGACGTGTTGGTGACAGGAATGCTGATGAGATGAATCAGCGTCAGGGCGAGGCCAATCGCCAGCGGCGCAAATTTCGCCGGTGCGTTTTTATCCGTGACGCCGTGGATAATCAGCAGGAAGAACGCCGTCAGCACCAGTTCAGTCAGGATAGCTGCCGAAAGGCTGTAACCATCCGGCGAGTGTTCGCCATAGCCGTTGGCGGCAAAACCGCTTGCAACAGCGTCAAAGCCCGGTTTACCGCTGGCAATGGCATACAGCACGCCCGCCGCGGCAATACCGCCGATGACCTGGGAAATGATGTAAGGAATCACATCCTGAAAGGTAATACGTCCACCTGCCCATAAACCCAGCGTGACGGCCGGATTAAAATGACCGCCGGAAATATGCCCTACGGCATACGCCATGGTCAGGACGGTCAGACCAAACGCCAGCGCAACCCCTGTAAAACCAATGCCCAGTTCAGGATACGCCGCAGCAAGCACCGCGCTCCCGCAACCACCAAATACCAGCCAGAATGTGCCGAAAAATTCAGCCGCACTTTTTCTCAACATATTATTTGTCCTTATTTACACTATGACCGCTACGTATTTATTTAGCGGCGGAATATCATAGCGTTTAAAATTGAGAACGGAATCGGTCGAAAGTATTAATCAGAAATTAAATATTATGAACTGTGCATAATTGATTATTTGTGTGAGTAAAATGATTTCGAATTAATAATCTGTGAGTGTATTGTTGTTTTAATGTGTAATATGTTTTGAGAAATTAAAAATCCTGATTCTCCAGTGGCTTTCTCGGCCTTTTACTACTGACTGGTGATTATATGGGCATAATATTACATCTCTTTCTGACTATGCCCACAATATGCCCACAAAAGTTGGCGAAGTTAATAGATGTCAGATAACGCTCAGTAACGTTAAGTTAGCGAGAGCCGCATTTTTTATGGGGAGTGAAGAGGACGGGAAAAGTCAGGTAATGCCTGTATGGCGTCCCCTGCAGACGTCTAACATACCGTCTAAGGGGTTGCGCCATATAGATATTTTTTATGTTGGTAAATAATTTACCCAGGGTTTTACCCATTGTGGCGGGAGATGAGTTTGTTTTTGAATGCCTGATGGTCACGATATAGCCAACGTGACCGGCCGTGAATTTTCTGAGGTTTTGGCAGGGTGCCGTCTTTGATTCTGTCATAGATGAAGGTTTTGCCGAAACCAGTATCAGCCATGATGAATTTCAGGTCAATGAGCGTGTCGTCGCGCAGTTCTCTCATATCATTATCTCCAGGCGTAAAAAAGCCGCCATCAGGCGGCCTTGAGTAGTTCTTGCATGAGCGCATAAGTTTCTGGCGCGCGTCCGTCTGGTCGCTTTAACTCCTCCTTTAGCAGCCCTGTCAGCCGATCCCATTCGCGCAGAATTGGAGAAAAACTCTTAACCTTCTTCGCTATTGCGGAAAAGCTATCTTTAATCTCAGGGATATCCTCAACCAGAAGCATGCATCTGTGCAGGTCTGCCGGGTCGGATGGAGCATCGAAACGACCATGATAAAAGTTCTTTTCCAGGCCAAGTGCAATTGATGCCATCGTCGCACTGCTTATTCCAACGCGACCCTTTGCCTGCCACTCCAGAACCTTCATTGCCAAATCAGACATAAATTTCTCCAATAAAAAACCCGCGCTCGGCGGGTCACTGTGTTAACTCAAATACATCGTCCCACGGCGGGAATGTGCTCATCCGTCTGTGCGACATGATGTACTCCGACGCTACGGTCATCGAGCATGGCTTCTCGAACTCCAGCATAAAAACATCATCGTACGCTTTCCCAAGCCACCAACCGCCGCCGTATTCCTTTGCGCGCTGAATGAGCACCCATCTACCTGGCGTGATGCGATGATGCACCTCGCCTCTGTAGATAATCAGATAGTCCTAGTCTTTGCTCATGACGCACCCCAAAATAACTGTATTTATATACAGTAAATTGAGGTGGGCGGGCTGTCAATTCTTGCCCGGAGCTGCCGGTAGAGGCATCCAGTGGGTTATGTTGAGTCCAGCGCTATCAAACTTCTTATGCGCAGCGAGATACTCAAAGCAGAAATAGCTGATGTCGAACTCGTATTCGTCCTGTACATAGCACAAGTAAAGACCTCCATTTTCCGGCATCTGCTCGCTGCAAGCTATCCAGCCCTCCGGCAACTTGTAAGGCTGGCTTACAGGTTCAGCAACAACCGACGCGGGCTTGAAGGGCTTCCTGTCTTTCACCCATGTAACCAACATCTGGATATAGTCTTGCTGTGAAGCCCACAGCATCTCATCAGACTCCGGCGCTGCGATGCCAGCATTACTTAAAGCTATTCGCAGGCCCTCAGGCACAACCGGCGCAGGCGGCGCGAGCAGCTCCATCACTTCGTCTAACGCGAACTCGGCAGCGTTGTAGAACGTTGCGCCTGGCGAACGCGCGCACAGCCAGTGGGCTTTGTTGCAAATTGCTTTACGGTCGATTTTCGGCACAACCGTCGCGGGCGGTGCGGTGTAGAGCACTCGGCATCTGATACCGCGATCTAGCGCTTCATCGTAGAGGTATTTTTCAACGTCGTGCCAGT
The genomic region above belongs to Cronobacter malonaticus LMG 23826 and contains:
- a CDS encoding (S)-acetoin forming diacetyl reductase codes for the protein MKKVALVTGAGQGIGKAIALRLVKDGFAVAIADYNAETANAVAQEINEQGGSAVAVTVDVSKRDQVFAAVEQTRKALGGFDVIVNNAGIAPSTPIETITEEVIDRVYNINVKGVIWGMQAAIEAFKAEGHGGKIINACSQAGHVGNPELAVYSSSKFAVRGLTQTAARDLAPLGITVNGFCPGIVKTPMWAEIDRQISEAAGKPLGYGTEEFAKRITLGRLSEPEDVAACVSFLAGPDSDYMTGQSLLIDGGMVFS
- a CDS encoding DUF943 family protein, whose translation is MTWWVKQRSNLLARYSLKNKSVAIFRNYYTYDFGKGYQTLGQEDRLCSPKSKP
- a CDS encoding putative T6SS immunity periplasmic lipoprotein; the encoded protein is MKEHLLKFSLVLLAGCAGPGDRLPDIQPGHVEMNGNTPCITYVVKPGDRLSFIEIANHSSAGDSFQKIVREDALYPQQGECLPTLGYHFESGNTYVAYYSVDNPRDERERIIEVTFSTP
- the aqpZ gene encoding aquaporin Z; translation: MLRKSAAEFFGTFWLVFGGCGSAVLAAAYPELGIGFTGVALAFGLTVLTMAYAVGHISGGHFNPAVTLGLWAGGRITFQDVIPYIISQVIGGIAAAGVLYAIASGKPGFDAVASGFAANGYGEHSPDGYSLSAAILTELVLTAFFLLIIHGVTDKNAPAKFAPLAIGLALTLIHLISIPVTNTSVNPARSTAVAIFQGSWALQQLWVFWLVPIVGGVVGGLIYRFLLQGKD
- a CDS encoding helix-turn-helix transcriptional regulator, giving the protein MRELRDDTLIDLKFIMADTGFGKTFIYDRIKDGTLPKPQKIHGRSRWLYRDHQAFKNKLISRHNG
- a CDS encoding DUF551 domain-containing protein, which gives rise to MDWHDVEKYLYDEALDRGIRCRVLYTAPPATVVPKIDRKAICNKAHWLCARSPGATFYNAAEFALDEVMELLAPPAPVVPEGLRIALSNAGIAAPESDEMLWASQQDYIQMLVTWVKDRKPFKPASVVAEPVSQPYKLPEGWIACSEQMPENGGLYLCYVQDEYEFDISYFCFEYLAAHKKFDSAGLNITHWMPLPAAPGKN